One Schistocerca cancellata isolate TAMUIC-IGC-003103 chromosome 1, iqSchCanc2.1, whole genome shotgun sequence genomic region harbors:
- the LOC126162091 gene encoding speckle-type POZ protein-like, with product MVTLVAGETRLMACRAVLAARSPVFSAMFSHDTLESSSNEVTVTDVEGPVLRELLAYCHTLRTPHLSSMTPQVLAAADKYDLSGLKTECEQQLASLLTVETAAATAVLAVRHSCHGLTQAAVAFIKANFQVLATQGWADAVHNQPKDVVEVCWLLGQPPPKIRSAQA from the coding sequence ATGGTGACTCTCGTGGCAGGAGAGACGCGGCTGATGGCGTGCAGGGCCGTCCTGGCAGCGAGGAGccccgtcttcagcgccatgttcAGCCACGACACGCTAGAGTCCAGCAGCAATGAGGTCACCGTAACAGACGTTGAGGGTCCGGTGCTAAGAGAGCTACTGGCCTACTGCCACACACTGAGGACTCCACATCTGTCCAGCATGACTCCCCAAGTTCTGGCAGCAGCAGACAAATACGATTTGTCGGGATTGAAGACAGAGTGCGAGCAGCAGCTGGCTTCTCTGCTGACTGTGGAGACAGCGGCGGCAACAGCAGTGCTCGCTGTCAGGCACTCGTGCCATGGGCTCACGCAAGCCGCCGTCGCCTTCATAAAGGCCAACTTCCAGGTGCTGGCCACTCAGGGTTGGGCTGATGCTGTGCACAACCAGCCCAAGGATGTGGTCGAAGTGTGTTGGCTACTCGGGCAGCCACCACCAAAAATCAGGTCAGCACAAGCATGA